One Stegostoma tigrinum isolate sSteTig4 chromosome 47, sSteTig4.hap1, whole genome shotgun sequence genomic window carries:
- the LOC125449677 gene encoding mucin-2-like, with the protein MDFKHFAEHCSVMNQRRHLSAFLFLWICLGAEVGMTQEHTEEVGSSISSSASSSTSSHLFSMTQLPSTSTSKITSALPTNTNNPFSSSVNSTSSPLANGMSSPLANGMSSPSVNSTSAPSLNSTSSPSVNSTSSPSVNSTSSPSVNSTSSPAVNSMSIPTLNSTSSPSVNSTSSPSVNSTSSPSLNSTSSSSVNSTSSSSVNSTSSPSVNSTFSPSVNSTSSPSVNSTSSPSVNSTSSSSVNSTSSPSVNSMSAPTLNSTSSPSVNSTSSPSVHSTSSSSVNSTSSPSLNSTSSPSVNSTSSPSVNSTSSATVNSTSTPSVNSTSSPSVNSTSGSSVNSTSSPSLNSTSAPTLNSTSSPSVNSTSSPSVNSTSAPTLNSTSSPSVNSTSSSSVNSTSSPSLNSTSSPSLNSTSSPSVNSTSTPSVNSTSSPSVNSTSSPSVNSTSSPSVNSTSSQSVNSTSSPSVNSTSSPSVNSTSSPSVNSTSSPSVHSTSSLSVNSTSSSSVNSTSSPSVNSTSSPAVNSTSSPSVHSTSSLSVNSTSSSSVNSTSSPSVNSRSIPTLNSTSSPSVNSMSAPSLNSTPNPSVNSTSSPSVNSTSSPSVNSTSSSSVNSTSSSSVKSTSSPLVNSTSAPSLNSTSSPSVNGTSSPSVNSTSSPSLNSTSKSTTPIRTSFTTPGNMNLTTIFNVSSTIQPNNTATSSGLFTTFSSERTMVSVTSSNNTVHPTLSATTAGINTTSTMFTENRSTVKMSTSSILTNQSTTSFPMSSTVASNTTSTISTNISGVPPRTTTVISTPIPLPDSTASKVTLTSLATTQGPANATISHSTRPLTNTAVLNSSTTQQLSNTIPTGNSASGTTTRYVTTSDMQSSRASVSTVLTTMRTTTKTSIATATPTSNFNITFRIVNKVFNNSLEDETSPQFKKLRNEVIEALRIAYGCSTCSLHSSYEGSEVLSFTKGSVITETKSTFISDASVNQGTVEKQFKDALRNYTINNLVVRDIEVNEMKPVVSTTTTSQPPPVPGWGIALLVLVCVILLLIIIIILLIIIYLCRRRSHGKFEEFGSRGSYYPMADRSDYPQYMTHSRFTAPNGKQNSYNQVSGNGTNMYSYTNPAAESDNL; encoded by the exons ATGGATTTTAAACATTTTGCTGAACATTGTTCCGTGATGAACCAGCGACGCCACTTGTCcgcttttctgtttttgtggaTCTGCCTTGGAGCAG AAGTAGGTATGACACAAGAGCATACGGAAGAGGTTGGATCATCCATTTCAAGCAGTGCTTCTTCCAGTACATCCTCTCATTTATTCAGTATGACACAATTGCCGTCCACGTCGACAAGCAAAATCACATCTGCTCTGCCGACAAACACAAATAATCCATTTAGCTCATCGGTGAACAGCACGTCCAGCCCATTGGCAAACGGCATGTCCAGCCCATTGGCAAACGGCATGTCCAGCCCATCGGTGAACAGCACgtctgctccatcattgaacAGTACATCCAGCCCATCGGTGAACAGCACGTCCAGCCCATCGGTGAACAGCACTTCAAGCCCATCGGTGAACAGCACGTCCAGCCCAGCGGTGAACAGCATGTCCATTCCAACATTGAACAGTACATCCAGCCCATCGGTGAACAGCACGTCCAGCCCATCGGTGAACAGCACTTCAAGCCCATCGCTGAACAGCACGTCCAGCTCATCGGTGAACAGTACGTCCAGCTCATCGGTGAACAGCACGTCCAGCCCATCGGTGAACAGTACGTTCAGCCCATCGGTGAACAGTACGTCCAGCCCATCGGTGAACAGTACGTCCAGCCCATCAGTGAACAGCACATCCAGCTCATCGGTGAACAGTACGTCCAGCCCATCGGTGAACAGCATGTCTGCTCCAACATTGAACAGTACATCCAGCCCATCAGTGAACAGCACGTCTAGCCCATCGGTGCACAGTACGTCCAGCTCATCGGTGAACAGCACGTCCAGCCCATCACTGAACAGCACGTCCAGCCCATCGGTGAACAGCACGTCCAGCCCATCGGTGAACAGCACGTCCAGTGCAACGGTGAACAGCACGTCCACCCCATCGGTGAACAGCACGTCCAGCCCATCGGTGAACAGCACGTCCGGCTCTTCGGTGAACAGCACGTCCAGCCCATCGCTGAACAGCACGTCTGCTCCAACATTGAACAGTACATCCAGCCCATCAGTGAACAGCACGTCCAGCCCATCGGTGAACAGCACGTCTGCTCCAACATTGAACAGTACATCCAGCCCATCGGTGAACAGTACGTCCAGCTCATCGGTGAACAGCACATCCAGCCCATCGCTGAACAGCACGTCCAGCCCATCGCTGAACAGTACGTCCAGCCCATCGGTGAACAGTACGTCCACCCCATCGGTGAACAGTACGTCTAGCCCATCGGTGAACAGTACGTCCAGCCCATCGGTGAACAGTACGTCCAGCCCATCGGTGAACAGCACGTCCAGCCAATCGGTGAACAGTACGTCCAGCCCGTCGGTGAATAGTACGTCCAGCCCATCGGTGAACAGCACGTCTAGCCCATCGGTGAACAGCACGTCCAGCCCATCGGTGCACAGCACGTCCAGCTTATCGGTGAACAGCACGTCCAGCTCATCGGTGAACAGCACGTCCAGCCCATCGGTGAACAGCACGTCCAGCCCAGCAGTGAACAGCACGTCCAGCCCATCGGTGCACAGCACGTCCAGCTTATCGGTGAACAGCACGTCCAGCTCATCGGTGAACAGCACGTCCAGCCCATCGGTGAACAGCCGGTCCATTCCAACATTGAACAGTACGTCCAGCCCATCGGTGAACAGTATGTCCGCTCCATCATTGAACAGCACGCCCAACCCATCGGTGAACAGCACGTCCAGCCCATCGGTGAACAGCACGTCCAGCCCATCGGTGAACAGCACGTCCAGCTCATCAGTGAACAGCACGTCCAGCTCATCGGTGAAGAGCACATCCAGCCCATTGGTGAACAGCACGTCTGCTCCATCTTTGAACAGTACGTCCAGCCCATCGGTGAACGGTACATCCAGCCCATCAGTGAACAGCACGTCCAGCCCATCGTTGAACAGTACTTCCAAAAGTACAACCCCTATCAGAACCTCCTTTACTACTCCAGGAAATATGAACCTCACTACAatttttaatgtctcatccacAATACAGCCAAATAATACTGCAACATCTAGTGGACTCTTTACAACTTTTTCCAGTGAAAGGACAATGGTGTCTGTCACAAGCTCAAATAATACAGTACATCCAACTCTCTCTGCCACGACAGCTGGTATTAACACTACAAGCACCATGTTCACAGAAAACAGGTCAACAGTCAAAATGTCAACCAGTTCTATTTTGACTAATCAATCTACAACCTCTTTTCCGATGAGTTCTACAGTTGCTTCCAATACGACCAGTACAATCTCTACGAACATTAGTGGAGTACCCCCCAGGACCACGACTGTCATTTCAACACCAATTCCTTTGCCAGACTCTACTGCTTCTAAAGTGACCTTGACATCACTTGCAACCACACAAGGGCCTGCCAATGCCACCATCAGCCACAGCACCAGACCACTGACAAACACTGCTGTTCTGAACTCCTCAACTACTCAGCAGCTCAGTAACACTATTCCAACTGGCAATTCAGCATCTGGCACAACAACTAGATACGTAACCACAAGTGATATGCAGTCAAGCCGTGCCTCAGTGTCCACTGTGCTGACAACCATGAGGACCACCACTAAGACGTCAATTGCCACAGCAACCCCAACATCAAATTTCAATATAACTTTCAGAATTGTCAACAAGGTTTTTAATAACAGCTTGGAAGATGAAACTTCTCCACAATTCAAGAAGTTGCGCAATGAAGTTATTGAAGCG CTGAGAATTGCTTACGGTTGTTCTACATGCTCCCTCCATTCATCATATGAGGGTTCCGAAGTTCTAAGTTTCAC gAAAGGGTCAGTCATCACTGAAACTAAATCTACCTTCATCTCTGATGCCTCTGTAAACCAGGGCACAGTTGAGAAACAGTTTAAGGATGCCTTAAGGAATTATACAATCAACAATCTAGTGGTCAGAGATATAGAAG tgaatGAGATGAAACCTGTTGTCAGCACAACCACAACTTCCCAGCCTCCACCTGTGCCTGGCTGGGGCATTGCTCTTCTGGTCCTTGTCTGCGTTATTCTCCTGttgatcatcatcatcatccttcTCATT ATAATCTACCTGTGTCGCCGCAGAAGTCATGGAAAGTTTGAAGAGTTTGGTTCTCGAGGATCATACTACCCAATGGCTGATCGGAGTGATTACCCACAATACATGACTCATAGCAGGTTCACAGCACCTAATGGCAAGCAGAACTCCTACAATCAG